A single Aminobacterium mobile DSM 12262 DNA region contains:
- a CDS encoding flagellar biosynthetic protein FliR: MTEPFQISQGLIVYLIVGLRFIGMFFTSPVFVAPSLPLPARFWAAVLISIAAVGSADLSIPTAIFSNWISIILCGTREFFIGTALGFLSALPLYALQVAGELIGNVMGLAMVSLLDPLSEEQSSIIGQLYFLIGLWFFFHWNGHLLLVQSVVESLKLIPIGKISLFIPADMGVGLWLQKLFVLAVRMVLPFYGALLLADIGLGFLARTVPQMNIFVLGLPLKIALGLFLLMVVLPLTVDLISANMREYIEMALKNAMIWKHALL, from the coding sequence ATGACAGAGCCTTTCCAGATTTCTCAAGGTTTAATTGTTTATCTTATAGTTGGCTTGCGCTTTATTGGAATGTTTTTTACTTCCCCTGTTTTTGTAGCGCCATCTCTACCCCTTCCGGCTCGCTTCTGGGCAGCTGTTCTCATATCTATTGCGGCAGTTGGGAGTGCCGATCTTTCGATTCCCACTGCAATTTTCTCAAACTGGATCTCTATTATTCTTTGTGGAACGCGAGAATTTTTTATTGGAACTGCTTTGGGCTTTTTGTCGGCCCTTCCCCTCTATGCTCTTCAGGTAGCTGGAGAACTGATAGGAAATGTTATGGGCCTAGCCATGGTGAGTCTTCTAGACCCTTTAAGTGAGGAGCAAAGTTCTATTATTGGGCAGTTATACTTTTTGATAGGATTATGGTTCTTTTTCCACTGGAACGGCCATCTGCTTCTGGTACAATCCGTAGTAGAGAGTTTAAAATTAATTCCGATAGGGAAGATTTCCCTTTTCATTCCTGCGGATATGGGGGTAGGGCTGTGGCTTCAGAAGTTGTTTGTTCTAGCAGTGAGAATGGTGCTGCCGTTCTATGGAGCTCTTCTTCTAGCCGATATAGGGCTTGGTTTTTTAGCTCGGACAGTTCCGCAGATGAATATTTTTGTATTGGGGCTCCCTCTCAAAATAGCACTAGGGCTTTTTCTTTTGATGGTGGTTTTACCTTTAACTGTAGACCTTATTTCTGCCAATATGAGGGAGTATATAGAGATGGCATTGAAAAATGCCATGATATGGAAACATGCTCTTCTATAA
- the fliQ gene encoding flagellar biosynthesis protein FliQ, translating into MNSFSMYDVLSHSVWVMLLTSLPILLVAMIVGLVIGILQTATSIQEQTLIFIPKIVAVLAALVLFGPWIFGQVGDLTRFLLGQLEKFIQ; encoded by the coding sequence ATGAACTCTTTCAGTATGTACGATGTTTTAAGCCACTCGGTGTGGGTTATGTTACTTACATCTCTTCCTATTTTATTGGTAGCTATGATTGTAGGGTTAGTAATTGGCATACTTCAAACAGCTACTTCTATTCAGGAACAAACTCTTATTTTCATCCCTAAAATAGTGGCGGTGCTAGCTGCCCTTGTGCTTTTTGGCCCCTGGATTTTTGGACAGGTTGGGGATTTGACACGTTTTCTTTTAGGACAGCTTGAAAAATTCATACAATGA